The sequence below is a genomic window from Calditerrivibrio sp..
AGATATTGGACCGGTAGCAGGTATGCCGGTTATGGAAGGGAAATCCCTTTTATTTAAGATGCTGGCAGGGATAAACGGCTACCCAATACTTATTAACAGCAAGGATCCGAAAGTGGTTATTGAAACAGTAAAAGCAATTGCACCTACTTTTGGTGCAATAAAACTTGAGGATATAAAAGCACCAGAGTGCTTTGAAATTGAAGAGACACTGGATGCTGAACTGGATATCCCAGTAACCCACGATGACCAGCATGGTACAGCAGTTGTTGTTCTTGCTGCCCTTTTGAACATTGCAAAGTACACATTTATAAATCTTAGAGACTCCTCTGTTGGTATCATTGGTCTTGGTGCAGCAGGTAGTGGCATTCAAAAATTGCTGTCTGCATACGGTATCAAAAAGATATACGGCACAGATCTAAACCCAATAATGAAAAAGCTTTTTGAAGAAAGGGGTGGCATACCAACTGACCTGAAAGGTATCATGGAAAACTCAAAGATAGTAATCGCAACAACAGGATGCCCCAAACTAATCACTCCTGATATGATAAAGCAAGGTCAAATAATACTTGCTCTTTCCAATCCAGATCCAGAGATAGAGCCCGAGGATGCCCTGAAAGCTGGCGCTTTATACGCTGCAGATGGCAAAGCAATAAACAACGCTTTGGCATTTCCGGGGCTTTTTAAAGGAGCTTTAAAGGCAAATGCAAGAACAATAAATTCAAGAATGAAAATAGCTGCAGCCCATGCAATAGCAAACCACACATTACATGGTGACTTGGTTCCAAATATTTTAAATATAAAAGTGCATGAAGAAGTTGCAAAAGCTGTGGAAGAAGAAGCATATAAATCGGGAGTAGCAAAAGTATAAACAAAACATACATATGGGGTAAAATATGCTAAATATTTCATTTCTAACACACAAAGAAATAATACAAAGTCAAACTGAAAAAAACAGAGAAAGCTTTATTGAGAAATTTTTAACAGATATAGGCGACGGTGAAAAAAACTACTATAACTTCACAAAAATAATTCTTAAGAAATTACCTGAAAACCTATTATCACATATTTCTGAAAATGATCTGATAAATTTCACAAAAGAGCTTTATAGACATCTAAATGATAGAAAAAAGAAAAAATACCATCTGAGCAGTTTCTCCGGTATTACAGAAGATTTTTTTATAGGAAACTTCTCCATCATAACCATAACAACAGACGACAGACCATTCTTAGTAGATAGCCTCAGGGAATTCTTCTATGAAATAAACCTAAATCAGCAATTCATAATACACCCAATCTTCAGCATAAAGCGAAACAATAAAGGGGAAATAATAGAATTAGGTAACCCCTACATAGGATCCTCTAATGAATCTTTCGTAATGATCTTTCTTTCAAACATCACTGGAGAGGAATTAGAAGTAATCAAAGCAGAAATAGAAGAAATTTATGAAAACATTATAGTTGTAGTCGATGATTATCCTAAAATGATAGGCTTTCTAAAACAATTAGGCCAGCATTATCAAGGCATAAATAGCGAAACATCTGATTTTATACACTGGTTAGCCGACGACAAGTTTATCATTCAAGGCATTAGAGTAATCAGCAACATAAAAAGTTTTAAGGAATATGATTTAGAACAGATGGGAGTATATAAATTTAACAGAACCACAGGTATAATACCACATCTTATAGAGGCTATTCATAAGGGTAAGATGGTCTTCCTTGAGAATTATCCCATCATAGTTGATAAAGCTCTGTACAGATCAAAGGTCAAAAAAAGAAGAAATTATGACAGGATAATATTAGTAGACAAATCAGATGGAAACTATACCATTATATCCATTATAGGTGTTTTTACAAAAGATGCACTAAAATCAAGCCCTTTGGAGATATCCATTGTAAAAAATAAAATCAAAAAAGTTGTGGAATACTTTAATTTTGTCAATGGATCCCATGATCATAAATGGCTGTTAGATATATTAGAATCATTTCCCAAAATAGAGATTTTCAATTTTGACGAAAAAACCCTTATAGAGGTATTAAACACAATTTTTAGTATTCAAGGGAAAAGTCAGGTTAGACTATTTTATAAAAACTTACCCCCTCAGAATCTCTATCTATTCTTAGCTATACCCACAGAAAAATACTCCTCTGAATTAGTAATGGATCTTAAAAAAGCATTTGAAACTTATTTAAATGCTAATAGTATAGATATTTCGATACGGCATGATGATCATGGTTACGAATTTATTATATTTAACTTTTTTCTAAACAACCC
It includes:
- a CDS encoding NAD-dependent malic enzyme, which gives rise to MRIEYGSKIIKTLRVKIIDKPGYLGKLAMKVGELGGMFGEIKTVHIGKDYKVRDLDVYFSNKEEVEIICDAITKLDGIELIEIRDIVQEVHENGKIEIVPRVRIDSVDDLRLVYTPGVASICKLIQEEPELARKFTTISNNVAIVTNGTAILGLGDIGPVAGMPVMEGKSLLFKMLAGINGYPILINSKDPKVVIETVKAIAPTFGAIKLEDIKAPECFEIEETLDAELDIPVTHDDQHGTAVVVLAALLNIAKYTFINLRDSSVGIIGLGAAGSGIQKLLSAYGIKKIYGTDLNPIMKKLFEERGGIPTDLKGIMENSKIVIATTGCPKLITPDMIKQGQIILALSNPDPEIEPEDALKAGALYAADGKAINNALAFPGLFKGALKANARTINSRMKIAAAHAIANHTLHGDLVPNILNIKVHEEVAKAVEEEAYKSGVAKV